One Ranitomeya imitator isolate aRanImi1 chromosome 4, aRanImi1.pri, whole genome shotgun sequence genomic window, ATTTCAGCTTGAACAGGGATTTCTTTAACCAAGCCAAGCTTAGTGAGAGCCTCGTATCTTGTCTGCTCAGATGGCACATGAAATGAAGGCCTCCGTCCCAGTTGTTCATGTCGATTTTTTGAATCAAATTCATCAGCAAGCAATCCAGGCCCATGTAAATTAGCCAGCATTTGAGCTTTGCGCTCTTGTACATTGACAGCTGCCTTAGCAATAGTTTTGTTATACTGTTTCCCAACTGGTTTAATAATTATGTTGTTTGGAAAACGACTGAGTTTGGCATTTGGTGATCCGGGAAAGATAAAATGTCCTTCATCGATAGGTGATGTACCTACACTTTTTTTCGGCTCAGGTGATTTTTCATCTTTCGGTGACAAGGGTGACATATTTATGTTGTCAGTTTTCTTCTCCAATATTTTTTGAGCAATAATGACAGGTGTTGGAACAGCACAAAGTAGTTTCCGATGTTCAGTGGGTTGGTCATGAAGATGCTTCTCAGTGTCCAGTTGTGGAACAGTCACAGGTGAACTTGCTGTCATGGTTGATTGTGAGGTCCAAGAGTCTTTTTGAGTATGATTCCAGCTGTTAAGGCTTAGTCCAATTCCAGAGTCTATAGAAAAAACAAGACATTTATATGTGTcagtaaattcctggacactacaaAAGGATCAAAGTGAGGAATTGACAAACGTCCAGGGCTGAAGCCACCAAGCACATATTGTAAAGAGTAACCTACATTTACCTGGCTCCATTTATGAAAACTTGAATACATACAAGTTTTACTAACGCTTATCTGAGTAGCCATCAATAATTTACATTAAAAGAACTGAATAGTTCATTTTAATGTTGCTTATTATTTTAAGAATATAAAAGTAATTTAGGAAGAATATTTCAACAGCTTACCTTCTGCTGAAGACTCGATGTGGTTATGCTCAGTCTGCACAAGATCGATGATGTCATCAGCTTCAGAGTGGCTATCTTCTGCTGACCTTGGAGAGTAGTAACCAATACTTGAGTTAGCTGAAAATGGTGGTTCTTCAAAGTCATCTTCGAAAGCATCTAATGTTTCCTCCAAGAACATGAGGGCATTCTTCTCTTCATTTGTTAAGTATTTCATGTTTTCGTCTTCCTAATGAAAAAATAAGACAGAACTGATAGCAAGAGGCATCATGGTAAAAGTACACATCTTCTTGTCATGTTATAGCTTTGCTAAGGATGGTCACTGTTAGAGCTTATAATGACAGCTTATAAAACACAATAATGCAACTCATTGAATTTTATATACAATATACAATGGGTGGTACAAAGAAGGAAACATTCTCTACAAAGGAGACAGTTTATGCATTGAAGTTTACAGATAATTATTAAAGAACTTTACGTATGATTTCCTACCTCTTTAACTCCTTCTCCCCCAGCCCATCTTAGTCCCTATGTCAGAGGTTTGTTAAATCCTGTCCTGTCTTAGATAACAGGCTAAGTaattaaaattaaaacaaaaaaagtcataaaaaaatCCTACATTCAATTATCCTGCACCTGCACGAGATAACTGTTGTCCAGAACCTACACAAATGCAGATGACGGTCATGGTGTGTTTGTATGGAGGAGGCTGTATGACTTGTCTGGTCACATACTCCTAAAGCTACAGCCATCTTAGGAATGGGATTGTCATGTGAACGGCAATAAAGTTTGGGGGAGGGGTGGAGGTGGTTGGGTGGCTTCAGGAAAAGAATATAGCACagaacttaaagaagcactcccatcagagtttttatcttcttaatatattgcaatcatcatattatacagtacATAACTGTATACTTAAaactttgcctttctactcagttagTTTTTTTGTTTTCTATTCGTAAAAGACATCACGTGATTAAGACTAGTTGAACTCTTCTaacctctatgtagaaacaggaagttcgttttccctgcatgagtcatcattagaactacaattctatacCACTGAAAAGTCTCTGGCAGCCCAGCTCCACCTCCTCTTAAACTACTGACCCAGCTACTCCATTCCTCCCCCCGTGAGGGAATGTGTAAGTACACAATGCAATATAATAATATTATGGTTGCAatatattaaggctatgtgcacacgttcaggatttcttgcagaaatttcctgaccaaaaccggacattttctgcaagaaatccgcatgcgttttttgagtgtttttcttgtgtttttactgcatttttggtgcgtttttttttgcggattgtttcggaggttcccaatgcaataatatagtgggaaatccacaaaaaattcacaaaattaatgaacatgctgcgttttttaccgcaatgcgtttttttggtggaaaaaacgcaccatgtgcacaaaaattgcggaatgcattctaaatgatgggaagcataatgtatgcttttttgtgtttttatagcgaaaaacgtgaaaaatctgcaacatgtgcaaacAGCCTAAAAGTTAAAAACTTTGATGTGAGTGCTTCTTTCAAAGATGGATATATTAGTAAGTGGTTATTGGTTAACATTAGCCATAACATGATCAATTATTTCAAATTCAAAATTCCCCTGGTTTCCTATTTCTATAACAATACAGATGACCTAACACATCAGATTAACGTCAGATGAATTTGCTGATTTAGGCAGGGACTAGgtagctaatgtgtatgggggtgtcCTAACTGTCCCAACATACCCAATCCTTTGTTTCACTTAGGCTAAACTAGTGCCAGAAGTAGTTCTGCATGTGTCTGGGGAAGCCTGGAGGAGTAGCGGGTCAACCAAATTACCAAAAGGTCAATACCTATCTAAGATGTATGGCCAACTCTAGATATGTCATATTAAAAAATGGAGTAAACTAAATATGTTTGAGAACAGACACGAAGAGGACCAACTTCTTAAAATAATAGACAAATAACCCACTTCTTTCACGGCTCTCCACATAACAGATTGGGAAAGAATGAAACACTTTCTgccgactgtactacaattaccaaCAGAATATATTGTTGACTTTGCCACTGACTGCATAGTGAAGAAAACATTTTCTAGTAGAGTTGTTAGGTCATAGTCAGTACTGGTGCAACATTGTTTCTCCTGATCCAACTCACACTACACCCTACCAATGTGCTTGTGCTCAACAGTATCGGAGCTATAGCCATACATAATTGTTAGCGCTCactcacatgagcgtataacatGGGTGAGTGCTatcgatgttttatcggatagcactcagcccaatgttatacttttGGGCAGTGCTgactaaaaaattaaaaatcgcggCATGCTGCCAGTGCATCATAAATGGACCATGTGCACCCATAGAAATCTATGAGTGCGTATAAAACATCGGGCTGCACTGCTGACACAAAAAATGtataagatggagaaattaagttctccatcttccccACACTGTGCTGTGATTTTCTCATGGAATCGAATCACAGGAAACTGACACTCAATACAAACTCtgaccagagtttgatcagagtgtcattactATACTTGGCACGAATCTTGCATTAGAGAAGATAGCAAGGCTGCTGTCAAACTGCTCTATTTAACACTCAAGTGATTTCTGGCCAAGTTGTGCAAGTTTTCCTATTCTGTTGTTTGGTTGAGttaggcctggcttgtcactctccacaagaagaaatgttACCCCCTGGATCCCAGTCTTGCCTCTCACCTAGCAAATTCAGATTtgatactttgcactgacaaggggcaaagccctgaaacacagtgtctgcaaatttagaTTCCGGTTTGGCTTTTATTCCAAGTCATATGGCAatactcgttaaagggtcgataatgacttttaggattgctatttccaataggtggcactaacatTAAAGTCCTCTTCCTATCTGATGAGGCAATTTGCAAGTGCAAAATTTGCCAAGCAAACATGAAAACATTGGTTTGTAATATACATTTCAATTAATGTCACCACAATAAATTAAAAACTGGAAGAAAAAGAGATCTGATAATTTAGCATTGAAAGGACAGAGAGAAGGAAGTAGGGTAATAAGTCAGGAGGCCTCCAGCCTGTGACAAGTGGAAGAAAACAGTGTTTTACAGCACAATACGAGCCATGTAGTGCATTTTGTTAATTAGTGGCTAGGGTTGCACATTCCTTTTAAGGCTTTGTTGTTACTCTAAGAACAGTGGTTTATCACGTACACACAATCTGGATATCACCGGTTATTTAAAGCTAAATTCCATGCATAGGTGAGCGACAATGACATAACTAACTAACGTGTCTCATTATTCTTATTATGAGTAAGCAAATGATTACCAAATGATTTACAAAACTCATGATTAAGAATGGCATATACTTGGGTTGGTTGTTTGGGGGGGGAGTTGGGGTTCAAGTGTTTTGATTTGGATGCCTTCTTACTCTTTTCTGTAAAATGTTTTAAAatcaataaaatgtaaaaaaaaaaaaagaattacaaaCTTTGTGAACAAATCTTCATAATTACGGTAGCTCTTGGcatttataaaaaacaaacaaatcttcTTAACGTACACACAGCGGATTTCACAGCAAATCTACGGCAAAATCCGTAACATAAATTGTTATGCTACAGATATAAAATTCATGGATGACTTCCTGCAGTGTGTGGATAAGATTTGTTAAAGTCCTATGCACTTTGCTACTACTGTAATATGCTTGAAATTTTCTGTCTGCAAATCAGGATTTCGATCAGCCTTATGCCGTTTTATATGGCTATGTCCTTTTTTTATATTTAGTTTAAACTATAGCATAATTGATATTATAACAATAATAACATTACTGAATGCAAGACTAAGCCATTATGCAATGTTAATTTATTCCATTATACAATCATTAAACGTCAGAAGGTCTAATGGCGGTAGGGAAAAAACAGgttatgcaaatgtaactgtaaatCAATGTCAACTGAAGAAAATGTAAGTCACCTTGTATTCTATATATACTATAAGTGAATAAAATGGATAGACATTCTCCAAGAAAAACTTATATAATAACAAAAAATGCTGCTACTATACTAACCAGTCCAGAATGTGAGATGGAGTTCCTTCCAAAGGCCAGATCAGTGAAGACCCCTGGAAGTAAAATACAGGGAGGGCCCCTGAGCCATATGATACATAGCTAAATGATTTCGGACATAAACATTATCCATTGTTTGCTCAACCTCAGGATATGTTTTTGTTAGCAGCACAAGCAAATGCAGTGGGTCCATACAGGAGAAAAGATGGATGTCTCTTAAGATATACACATTTCATCAGTTGATGACTGAATGTTCGCTTGACAGGCCAGTCTTGCTCCCGACGTCTTCATACAGATGAGCTAAGTGTACCTATGTTCATGTGTTGACAACAATAAGGAAGGAGATAAGTGATGCCAAACTACCTTGATAACAAAAAGGTTGGCCACTGTAAGCTATCTGCCGAGGGTGAGTCCAGAAACCCTTATACACATAAGGCAGTCAAAAGGTCCTCCGAGAATCAGCAGTTTGTCCAACTTTCATCTATATTTGAGCAAATATATTAATaggatatatataccgtatatactcgagtaaaagccgaagcacctaattttgccacggaaaactgggtaagcttattgactcgagtataagctgggtatgtattGTCCGCTCATCATCCCTGtcttgctatgtgtggctccccctatcctgtcctctgtgtggctccccctgttgtacgcATGGTTCCCCCGGTcccctccttgtatgcatggctccccactgttccatcttgaatgcatggctcggctccccccttcccatccttgtatgcatagctcccctgtcccatccttgtgatcatggctcctctgtcccatcttgtatgcatagtcGGCTCCCCCCCATCCAatgctgtatgcatggcttggctccccccgcCCCATCTTGTgtccatggctcggctcccccatcacaaccttgtatgcttggctccctcgtcccatcttgtatgcatggcttggctccccccgccccatcttgtatgcatggctcggctcccccgtcccAACCTTGTATACTCGGcacccccccatcccatcttgtatgcatggctcggctcccaccCCCGTCATACCAACCCTCCTCGCGTGGTCGCTGCacatccctgcatctctgttgtcccagTGTGGCAGctattcctgtactgagcggtcacgtggtaccgctcattaaggtgatgaatatggacgccacgcctatgggagtggagacgcgtgcatattcattaccttaatgagcgataccacgtgaccgctcagcacaggaagtgcTGACGCagcgggacaacggagatgcaggaacGTTCAGCGACggagtgaggagggtgagtatgatgtcacagctgccggctcctgccaCTGACTTCGCCGGTCCCctcccccgctggctttctggGCCATAACTcgcgtataagccaaggggggtgttttcagtacaaaaaatgtgctgaaaatctcggcttatacatgagtatatactgtatatatatatccatagatatatacacataaattTGCACAGCACTTTATATCTGTAGAATGGAAGCCCAAAGGTGCAAggctctctcccctctgtacctttCTGTCACGGTtcgtttgttcaccatattttacaTTTGTATTTTATATGTAATCCCTTCTCttgacagcaccatggaatcaatggtgctctaaaaataaataataatcttttaacctagttaaaaaaaaaagaacaaataacCTGCAGCaagcaaataaataaaaagcaatagGTCAGCTGACAcagtgaggtgaactacaagagttacgTAGCATACTGATtatgtacaccttgtcgcggtgggatggcttttatgctcttttgatcaaaatagtgtctaCTAAGtgtcctatgttatttacatgtactattgttATTTATATGTTTGCTTACTGCAAGTTATTTTCTCATTTAATTTTTATCGGGCCCGACAGTAGTACTAAAATTAACTTAATTTTACGGTGTCCCCTTGCCACCTCCCTACTTTTTTTGtgtgcaaataaaaataaaaatgcatcCAGCTACTTGGGAAAGGGGATAACTATTCTGGATGCACAGATTGCACATTACAGAGGGAGGGGGGGATAAATATCTGGATGCAAGTTGTGCACATTATCCTCCCTCTTATAATCTTATAATATGCAAACGTTGCATCCAGATATTTATCCCCCCCCCCACAGTAACGTACAAACTGTGCATCCAGATATTTAAATCCCCTCCCCCCAGTAATGCACAAACTGTGCATTCAGATATTTACCACCCCCCTGGTATACACACCTCTGTAAAAAGCTTGAAGGGGATAATGTGCAAAAAGTGCATCCAGCTATTCACAAGGGGGACGATGCTCATGTGCACCCAACTATTAAAGGGGCGTTAATGTGTAAAATGTGCATCCAGCTATTTACAATATGCCTGTCAACCCTGTTCAAGTGTACAGCACTCTgaaattaaagggattgttcagtctttagctacaagtctgcagtcactctatggagttgcagacttgtgaattctcacatcgtgtgcactgcgtgctgtgaggattctccgggagtGGGTGGGCACATAACCACAAGTATGCGATTGGAATACATGCCATCACAAGCCATCTAGATGAGTGTTGCCTGGCTCAATTCAAGTGAATTGAGCGCAGCTGGacacagtctagtcagaatgtggccgggagtatgcgTAGCATATACTTACAAGCATATGACTACTCTAATTAGAAATAAAAATCTAAATTGTCCATTTCAGGGCAATCTCTTTCTTGGATAATCTTTGGCCTATAACTAACGCATGCATGCTTGAAATTAAGAGCACCCGttgattattttattattattggatCTTATTTTTGAGATGGAGGAGGGGGGCTATTCAGAAGACTTGTGCTCTGGGGCCTAATGATTTCTCTggactccccccccctcccccgcagATGAGTGTAGCTGGGtctcactggttgctgccagttctgggccgatggcactgctggacattttTTGCTTTCTAATGGAAGTAAGCATGATGCGTCTTTCATCTGCTTCACTAAGTTCCCTTGGCTGACCAATGCATCTAACGTTCTCACCTTTGCCTATTTTGAGTGTGTCTTCAAAATAATTTGAACAGCTCATCTTGATTCCCCAAGCCTGGTTTGAAAAACGTGCATGGAGAGAGACATTACTGATGTAGTATAACTACCTCGTGACTCATTGCTGTGCTTGGTCTTTATCTGATGTATGAACTGTGGCAAGACCGTCTTCCACAACACAACTTTTCAATCGTAGCAAGTATTGGCTGctccacatatacatatatatatatatatacacacagtacagaccaaaagtttggacacaccttatttaaagatttttctgtattttcatgactatgaaattgtaaattcacactgaaggcatcaaaactataaattaacatatgtggaattatacacttaacaaaaaagtgtgaaacaactgaaaatatgtcttatattctaggttcttcaaagtagccaccttttgctttgatgactgctttgcacactcttggtattctcttgatgagcttcaagaggtagtcaccagaaatggtcttccaacaatcttgaaggagttcccagagatgcttagcacttgttggcccttttgccttcactctgaggtcgagctcaccccaaaccatctcgtttgggttcaggtctggtgactgtggaggccaagtcatttggcgtagcaccccatcactctccttcttggtcaaatagcccttacacagcctggaggtgtgtttggggtcattgtcctgttgaaaaataaatgatggtccaactaaacgtgaactggatggaatagcatgccgctgcaagatgctgtggtatccatgctgtttcagtatgccttcaattttgaataaatccccaacagtgtcaccagcaaagcacccccacaccatcacaccgcctcctccatgcttcacggtgggaaccaggcctgtagagtccatccgctcaccttttctgtgtcacacaaagacacggtggttgaaaccaaagatctcaaatttggtctcatcagaccaaagctcagatttccactggtctaatgtctattccttgcgttctttagcccaagcaagtctcctcttaacagttgttgtagagaggtgtctgcttctagaactctgtgtggcattgacctggtctccaatctgagctgctgttaacctgcgatttctgaggctcgtgactcggataaacttatgctcagaagcagaggtgactcttggtcttccttttctggggcggtcctcatgtgagccagtttctttgtagcgcttgatggtttttgccactgcacttggggacactttcaaagttttcccaatttttcagactgactgtccttcatttcttagtaatgatggccactcatttttctttacttagctgcttttttcttgccataatacaaattctaacagtctattcagtaggactatcagctgtgtatccaccagacttctgcacaacacaactgatggtcccaacactatttataaggcaagaaatcccacttattaaacctgacagggcacacctgtgaagtgaaaaccatttacggtgactacctcttgaagctcatcaagagaatgccaagagtgtg contains:
- the PROSER2 gene encoding proline and serine-rich protein 2, with product MPSNLLKLSSSSMELDFHNRSDFERSGSFDSQSSQRSRSRCSNFEDENMKYLTNEEKNALMFLEETLDAFEDDFEEPPFSANSSIGYYSPRSAEDSHSEADDIIDLVQTEHNHIESSAEDSGIGLSLNSWNHTQKDSWTSQSTMTASSPVTVPQLDTEKHLHDQPTEHRKLLCAVPTPVIIAQKILEKKTDNINMSPLSPKDEKSPEPKKSVGTSPIDEGHFIFPGSPNAKLSRFPNNIIIKPVGKQYNKTIAKAAVNVQERKAQMLANLHGPGLLADEFDSKNRHEQLGRRPSFHVPSEQTRYEALTKLGLVKEIPVQAEIPSPDVCKSPVSNGDHLSKILPPETKRHQSNEHESISKILMNEPSNFVSLGKTVLIKGEPTSSLERNKPHSSIQVAQEKKQIINHQEVKRTYSMPRPAGLRSQGITVQFSGRHSSEESRKDALRRLGLLSGH